A window of candidate division KSB1 bacterium contains these coding sequences:
- a CDS encoding amidohydrolase family protein: MKGKLIVLFGLLLAARVPAQNYGQIPAPPQTRPIALVGATVHPVSAPEITNATIIFEHGRISALGREVDIPPHAERIEVTGKHVYPAFIDAHTTLGLVEIGAVRATRDFAETGQINPNVRAEVAVNPDGEMLPVTRANGVALALSVPQGGLLAGTSALLMLDGWTWEQMTLQAPVGLHVNWPAMTLRRGRWITQSEEEQRKQMQENLQKLKEAFAQARAYRAAKAAEGKVAGVRHETDSRWEAMIPVFEGTLPVFVTANEIKQIQAAVQWAQEENLKLVIVGGQDAWRAADLLQAKNVPVIYGPVHDLPGRDWEAYDTPFTTPAKLHAAGVKFCIADFENANARNLPYQAAMAAAYGLPREEALKAITLYPAEILGVADRVGSLAVGKDATLIVTNGDPLEIPTRVEWEFIQGRRIDLGNKHEALYRKYSEKYRQREHRTNGKAGDTN, translated from the coding sequence ATGAAAGGCAAACTGATTGTGTTGTTCGGCTTGTTGCTCGCGGCGCGCGTTCCGGCGCAAAATTACGGCCAGATTCCGGCACCGCCGCAAACACGGCCCATCGCGCTGGTGGGCGCCACGGTGCATCCTGTGAGCGCGCCGGAGATCACCAATGCCACGATCATCTTCGAACACGGCAGGATTAGCGCGCTGGGCCGGGAAGTGGACATTCCCCCGCATGCCGAGCGCATCGAGGTGACCGGCAAACACGTCTACCCGGCATTCATTGATGCCCACACCACGCTGGGTCTGGTTGAGATCGGAGCCGTGCGCGCGACGCGGGATTTCGCTGAAACCGGTCAAATCAATCCCAATGTGCGCGCCGAAGTGGCGGTCAATCCCGATGGTGAAATGCTTCCGGTGACGCGCGCCAACGGAGTGGCACTGGCGTTGAGCGTGCCGCAGGGCGGCTTGCTGGCCGGCACCTCCGCGCTGCTCATGCTGGATGGCTGGACCTGGGAACAAATGACGCTCCAGGCGCCGGTGGGGCTGCATGTCAACTGGCCCGCCATGACGTTGCGGCGCGGGCGCTGGATTACCCAAAGCGAGGAAGAACAACGCAAACAAATGCAGGAGAATTTGCAGAAGCTCAAGGAGGCCTTTGCCCAGGCCCGCGCCTACCGGGCAGCGAAAGCGGCGGAGGGCAAAGTCGCCGGTGTGCGCCACGAAACCGACTCACGCTGGGAAGCCATGATACCCGTCTTCGAGGGCACGCTGCCGGTGTTTGTCACCGCCAATGAGATCAAACAAATTCAAGCTGCCGTGCAGTGGGCGCAGGAGGAGAATCTGAAGCTGGTGATCGTGGGCGGGCAGGATGCCTGGCGGGCGGCGGACTTGTTGCAGGCGAAGAACGTCCCGGTGATCTACGGCCCGGTGCATGACTTGCCCGGCCGTGATTGGGAGGCCTACGACACGCCCTTCACCACTCCGGCAAAGCTGCATGCGGCAGGGGTGAAGTTCTGCATTGCTGATTTCGAGAATGCCAACGCACGCAATCTGCCCTACCAGGCGGCAATGGCAGCGGCCTACGGCCTGCCGCGCGAAGAGGCCCTGAAAGCCATCACCCTCTACCCCGCGGAAATTCTCGGCGTCGCCGACCGGGTCGGTTCGCTCGCCGTGGGCAAAGATGCCACGTTGATTGTCACCAACGGCGATCCGCTTGAAATTCCCACCCGGGTGGAATGGGAATTCATCCAGGGCCGACGCATCGATCTCGGCAACAAGCACGAGGCGCTGTATCGCAAATACTCGGAGAAATACCGCCAACGCGAGCACCGCACCAACGGCAAGGCGGGAGACACGAATTGA
- a CDS encoding TIGR04282 family arsenosugar biosynthesis glycosyltransferase, whose product MPKNIIQPDTMPTDLALLTFLKFPEPGHVKTRLAAAIGAELAAKIYRHLIQTLFARTASLPARHFAVFTPREKRQALRRMLPGEREWLAQDPSPDLGVRMRTAIQTVLQRGYSRILLIGSDSPDLPLAHLEQAAEALHHHDVVLGPSQDGGYYLIGVKADLPALFENISWSTAAVLQQTLAKTEALGLKVHLLPAWYDVDDFNSLHRYCMLNDIPDRLKFRLLPFFLGRVFNQRSLLA is encoded by the coding sequence ATGCCAAAAAACATAATTCAACCCGACACCATGCCCACTGATCTCGCGCTGTTGACCTTCTTGAAGTTTCCCGAGCCCGGTCACGTCAAGACCCGCCTGGCGGCGGCCATCGGGGCGGAGCTGGCCGCGAAAATTTACCGCCATCTTATTCAAACGCTTTTCGCCCGCACCGCCAGTTTGCCCGCCCGTCATTTTGCCGTTTTCACCCCGCGTGAAAAACGACAGGCGTTGCGCCGCATGCTCCCCGGTGAGCGCGAGTGGCTGGCGCAGGACCCCTCGCCGGATTTGGGCGTGCGCATGCGCACCGCCATTCAGACCGTGCTGCAGCGCGGGTATTCCCGCATTTTGCTCATCGGTTCCGACAGCCCTGATTTGCCCCTGGCCCATCTCGAACAAGCGGCCGAAGCACTGCATCACCACGATGTAGTACTGGGTCCGAGCCAGGACGGCGGCTATTACCTCATTGGCGTGAAGGCGGATCTCCCCGCCCTGTTCGAGAACATCTCCTGGAGCACCGCCGCCGTGTTGCAACAAACCCTGGCAAAGACAGAAGCCCTGGGGCTGAAGGTTCATTTGCTGCCGGCCTGGTATGATGTCGATGATTTCAATTCCTTGCATCGCTACTGCATGCTGAATGACATCCCTGACCGCCTCAAATTTCGTCTCCTGCCCTTTTTCCTCGGTAGAGTTTTCAATCAGCGCAGCCTGCTGGCATGA
- a CDS encoding diacylglycerol kinase family lipid kinase: protein MPSHKMLFIVNPISGFRRDKSDLINRIHAQFPAGDIELTAAPGEATRLAGEAARRGYHLVAAVGGDGTVNEVASGLVGTDTALGIIPRGSGNGLARGLGIPLAPAGSLQVLRAGQVRTIDVGCAAHRHFFAVCGVGFDANVGRKFNAATWRGPLPYFLIAAQEFVDYKPEPLRLHVKHQQWEKTPFLITIANTRQYGNGAIIAPQAQPDDGLLDMCVVEPLRLLDALKYAPRLFNGTIDRAPIISYQRVQEITIAKDGPILFHVDGEATLCEGPLKISIKPRALRVITPCQKT from the coding sequence ATGCCATCACACAAGATGCTTTTCATCGTCAACCCCATTTCGGGATTTCGCCGCGACAAGAGCGACCTCATCAATCGCATTCACGCGCAATTCCCAGCCGGCGATATTGAATTGACCGCCGCGCCCGGAGAAGCCACGCGCCTGGCCGGCGAGGCCGCGCGGCGGGGTTATCACCTCGTGGCCGCGGTTGGCGGAGATGGCACGGTCAATGAGGTTGCTTCGGGACTGGTGGGTACGGACACTGCACTCGGCATTATTCCGCGCGGCTCGGGCAACGGCCTGGCCCGTGGTCTGGGCATTCCGCTTGCCCCCGCCGGCTCCCTGCAGGTGTTGCGTGCCGGGCAAGTGCGCACCATCGACGTGGGCTGTGCTGCGCACCGCCATTTCTTTGCCGTCTGTGGCGTGGGCTTCGATGCCAACGTTGGCAGGAAATTCAATGCCGCCACCTGGCGCGGGCCGCTGCCCTATTTTCTGATCGCCGCACAGGAATTCGTTGACTACAAACCCGAACCGTTGCGCCTCCACGTGAAGCATCAGCAGTGGGAAAAAACACCGTTCCTCATCACCATCGCCAACACCCGGCAATATGGCAACGGCGCCATTATCGCGCCCCAGGCGCAACCCGATGACGGCTTGCTCGACATGTGTGTCGTCGAGCCGTTGCGCCTGCTCGATGCGCTCAAGTATGCGCCGCGCCTGTTCAACGGCACCATCGATCGCGCGCCCATCATCAGCTATCAACGCGTGCAGGAAATCACCATTGCGAAGGACGGCCCCATTCTCTTTCACGTGGATGGCGAAGCCACCCTCTGCGAGGGCCCGCTCAAAATTTCGATCAAACCCCGCGCCCTGCGCGTCATCACACCATGCCAAAAAACATAA
- a CDS encoding rhodanese-like domain-containing protein — MPKAAKPCRRHNGRERVRQAIFSLPVLAGLLVLPTGAHGQFVLTLVEQTVAAQLPVANMDWRELQHGLASPDSGRFLIFDVRDRDEYDVSHLPHARHVDPRLSAEDFIKQFGDSLRERRVVFYCSVGYRSSLLLQRLQKDLHTAGCRAAANLRGGIFRWYNEGNPVVNAAGPAQRVHPYDRFWGLLLRNKGRSAPEE; from the coding sequence ATGCCAAAAGCTGCGAAACCCTGCCGCAGGCACAATGGCCGGGAGCGTGTCAGGCAGGCGATTTTCTCCCTCCCTGTGCTGGCGGGCCTGCTGGTTTTACCCACCGGCGCTCACGGTCAGTTTGTCCTCACGTTGGTGGAACAAACCGTCGCCGCTCAGCTTCCCGTGGCCAACATGGACTGGCGCGAGTTGCAGCACGGTCTGGCCTCGCCGGACTCCGGCCGCTTTCTGATTTTTGATGTCCGCGACCGCGACGAGTATGACGTCAGCCATCTGCCGCACGCCAGGCATGTCGATCCCCGCCTGTCCGCCGAAGACTTCATCAAACAGTTCGGCGATTCCCTGCGGGAGAGGCGGGTGGTGTTTTATTGCTCGGTGGGATATCGCAGCTCGCTCCTGCTGCAGCGCCTGCAAAAGGACCTGCATACCGCCGGCTGTCGCGCAGCCGCCAACTTGCGCGGTGGCATTTTTCGCTGGTACAATGAAGGCAACCCCGTGGTCAATGCTGCCGGGCCGGCACAGCGTGTTCATCCGTATGATCGCTTTTGGGGCCTGTTGCTCAGAAACAAAGGCAGGTCCGCGCCGGAGGAGTGA
- a CDS encoding tetratricopeptide repeat protein, translated as MKHRAVVLIAILPIFIAADFLRAQAPVRRPVRALQTERRADRLVAEGLALMRRGRTTLAQAKLQQALRLDPQNARAHLAYADLLLRENKTLAAYDHFTKAVKCAPADARDRERAAKIIARIRSEHPEWFSGMRPPNSAQSTPRPGHEPSPDVQTAVLPPLPNGFKPTLAVLPFEAAGGDSTLGLTFSEMVATALIMRGTYRIVERRQIEHVLQEQALGQTGALETETAVAVGKILGVQAITVGNLSRLNAGYESDARVLNVESGEALLASHARAASPAQFREAAESIAADLSAKVGNLQRALQPDSTAGRAAGQ; from the coding sequence ATGAAGCATCGTGCTGTCGTGCTGATTGCCATACTGCCAATATTCATTGCTGCAGACTTCCTCCGGGCGCAAGCGCCGGTGCGGCGGCCGGTGCGTGCGTTGCAGACCGAGCGACGCGCCGATCGCCTGGTCGCCGAGGGCTTGGCGCTCATGCGCCGCGGCCGGACCACACTCGCCCAGGCCAAATTGCAACAGGCGCTGCGCCTCGACCCGCAAAATGCCCGCGCCCATCTCGCCTATGCCGATTTGCTGTTGCGGGAGAACAAAACCCTGGCGGCTTACGATCATTTCACCAAAGCCGTGAAATGTGCACCGGCAGATGCCAGGGATCGCGAGCGCGCCGCCAAAATCATCGCGCGCATTCGCAGCGAACATCCGGAGTGGTTCAGTGGGATGCGCCCGCCCAACTCCGCCCAATCCACCCCACGGCCAGGTCATGAACCGTCACCCGATGTGCAAACCGCCGTCCTGCCCCCCCTGCCGAACGGCTTCAAACCCACACTGGCGGTGCTGCCCTTCGAGGCCGCCGGCGGTGATTCCACGCTGGGCCTCACCTTCTCCGAAATGGTGGCCACTGCCCTGATCATGCGCGGCACTTATCGCATCGTCGAACGCCGCCAGATTGAGCATGTGTTGCAGGAACAGGCGCTCGGCCAAACCGGCGCCCTGGAGACGGAAACCGCGGTGGCAGTCGGAAAAATTCTCGGCGTGCAGGCCATCACCGTCGGCAATCTCAGCCGCCTCAACGCCGGCTATGAAAGCGATGCGCGCGTGCTCAACGTGGAAAGCGGCGAGGCGCTGCTCGCCAGCCACGCCCGGGCCGCCTCCCCGGCGCAATTTCGCGAGGCCGCCGAGTCGATTGCGGCCGATCTGAGTGCGAAAGTCGGAAACCTGCAACGGGCGCTGCAACCGGATTCTACGGCCGGTCGGGCTGCCGGGCAATAG
- a CDS encoding amidohydrolase family protein, giving the protein MVTAQITPVEGLRDNTPQVHALVNARIVPAPGQVIDKGTVIIRDGLIVAAGAQVTPPPDARLWDYSGKTLYAGFIEPYVTPGVPARTPGARGAARTEARTEARPEERRGPRHWNPLMRAEEQAEDLFQPDQNKVKALRELGFCAALIAPGKGIFRGTSALVSLGDGGLERGVLKRRVAQHLAFETAGEQEGGYPNSLLGSIAFIRQTLLDAQWYQAAMAAYRRNPAQPRPEESPALAALAEVIAGRQPVIFEVNDDLNLVRALNVAKEFHLALLVRGSGQEYRQRDRLRAAGVPLILPLDFPQKPKVDTPEDALEVSLEELQHWDMAPANPYWLHQAGVTFAFTTDKLKKESDFTAALRKAIASGLPASAALAALTTIPAKLLGEENRLGSIGAGKLANLVVTEGEFFAEKFAILDVWIEGRRYEIKKPAAVDLRGKWELALTHNGRHEMFQLELKGTAERLSGELSKDKSRAGLSKAQLDEKRILLAFKGDSLGLSGVIRLTGLVEAGNLQGRGELADGSAVTWSARRLEAFQEKTAEKSKPASPPPVWRKLYPYGSFGRSAPPEQPAALLVRGATIWTCGPAGKLENADMLVKAGTIAQVGKNLTAPAGATIIAAGGKHVTPGLIDAHSHAAVSAVNESGQAVTAEVSIGEVIDPSDVNIYQQLAGGLTTAHVMHGSANPIGGRNQVMKWRWGADAEGLKFVEAPPTIKFALGENVKQSNWGDRFTTRYPQTRMGVEQIIRDRFQAARDYEQAWNDFAAANKKNPGAVVPPRRDLELETLLEILQGRRFIHCHSYRQDEILMLVRLAEEFGFKVGTFQHVLEGYKVADAISTHGAGASCFSDWWAYKFEVYDAIPYNGALMHRQGIVVSFNSDSGELARRMNLEAAKAVKYGGLSEEEALKFVTLNPAKQLKVDHLIGSLEPGKQADFVIWSGAPLSTYSICEQTWIEGRKYFDRAEDRELRAAVEKERAALIQKVLADRDESAKDSPTEAKQTTD; this is encoded by the coding sequence TTGGTCACCGCACAAATCACGCCGGTCGAGGGGCTGCGTGACAATACCCCTCAAGTCCATGCCCTGGTGAATGCCCGCATTGTGCCGGCGCCGGGCCAGGTGATCGACAAAGGCACCGTGATCATCCGCGATGGGTTAATCGTCGCGGCAGGCGCACAAGTCACGCCGCCACCGGACGCGCGCCTGTGGGATTACAGCGGCAAAACCCTCTACGCCGGTTTCATCGAACCCTATGTCACCCCGGGGGTGCCGGCGCGCACGCCGGGAGCGAGAGGGGCGGCGCGCACGGAGGCAAGAACAGAGGCGCGCCCTGAAGAACGCCGTGGGCCACGCCATTGGAACCCGCTGATGCGCGCGGAGGAGCAGGCGGAGGATTTGTTTCAGCCCGATCAGAACAAAGTCAAGGCACTGCGCGAGCTGGGCTTTTGCGCGGCCCTGATTGCGCCCGGCAAGGGCATTTTCCGCGGCACCAGCGCCCTGGTGAGTTTGGGAGACGGCGGCCTGGAGCGCGGCGTGCTCAAGCGGCGCGTGGCACAACACCTCGCTTTTGAAACAGCCGGCGAACAGGAAGGCGGTTATCCCAATTCGCTCCTGGGCAGCATCGCTTTCATTCGTCAGACACTGCTGGACGCACAATGGTACCAGGCGGCGATGGCGGCCTATCGCCGCAATCCGGCACAGCCGCGGCCGGAGGAAAGTCCGGCATTGGCAGCCCTGGCGGAAGTAATTGCCGGCCGGCAGCCGGTGATTTTCGAAGTCAACGATGATCTCAATCTCGTGCGGGCACTGAATGTCGCCAAAGAATTCCATCTCGCGCTGCTCGTGCGTGGCAGCGGCCAGGAATACCGCCAGCGCGATCGTCTCCGCGCCGCGGGCGTGCCGCTGATTTTGCCATTGGACTTTCCGCAGAAACCCAAGGTCGACACGCCGGAGGACGCCCTGGAGGTGTCGCTGGAGGAGCTGCAGCACTGGGACATGGCACCGGCGAATCCCTACTGGCTGCACCAGGCGGGTGTGACGTTTGCTTTCACCACCGACAAGTTGAAAAAGGAATCCGATTTCACGGCGGCCCTGCGCAAGGCGATTGCCAGCGGGCTGCCCGCGAGCGCGGCGCTGGCGGCATTGACCACGATTCCCGCCAAACTGCTGGGTGAGGAAAACCGGCTGGGCAGCATCGGCGCCGGCAAGCTGGCCAATCTGGTGGTGACCGAGGGCGAATTCTTCGCGGAAAAGTTTGCCATTCTCGATGTGTGGATCGAGGGCAGGCGTTACGAAATCAAAAAGCCGGCGGCGGTCGATTTGCGCGGCAAATGGGAACTTGCACTCACGCACAACGGCCGCCATGAAATGTTCCAGCTCGAGCTCAAAGGCACGGCAGAGCGGCTGAGCGGCGAGCTCAGCAAAGACAAGAGCAGGGCCGGCCTGAGCAAAGCGCAGCTTGATGAGAAAAGAATCCTGCTGGCATTCAAGGGTGATTCGCTCGGTCTGAGCGGCGTGATCCGGCTCACGGGCTTAGTGGAAGCCGGGAATTTGCAGGGCCGCGGCGAGCTGGCTGATGGCTCGGCGGTGACCTGGTCGGCGAGGCGGCTTGAAGCTTTTCAGGAAAAAACTGCGGAGAAGTCCAAACCGGCCTCTCCCCCGCCGGTGTGGCGCAAGCTTTACCCTTACGGCAGTTTTGGCCGCAGCGCACCGCCCGAGCAACCGGCTGCTTTGCTGGTGCGTGGGGCGACGATTTGGACCTGCGGTCCGGCCGGCAAATTGGAGAATGCCGACATGCTGGTGAAAGCCGGCACAATTGCCCAGGTCGGCAAAAATCTCACCGCGCCCGCCGGCGCGACAATCATCGCGGCCGGGGGCAAACATGTCACGCCCGGCTTGATCGACGCGCACTCGCATGCGGCAGTCTCCGCGGTCAATGAATCCGGCCAGGCGGTGACCGCGGAGGTGAGCATTGGCGAGGTGATCGATCCCTCCGATGTCAACATCTATCAGCAACTGGCCGGCGGTTTGACCACCGCACACGTGATGCACGGCTCGGCCAATCCCATTGGCGGCCGCAATCAAGTGATGAAATGGCGCTGGGGCGCGGATGCCGAGGGCTTGAAATTCGTCGAGGCACCGCCCACCATCAAGTTTGCCCTGGGGGAAAACGTCAAGCAAAGCAACTGGGGCGATCGTTTCACCACGCGCTATCCGCAAACCCGGATGGGCGTGGAGCAGATCATCCGCGATCGTTTCCAAGCCGCACGCGATTACGAGCAGGCCTGGAACGACTTCGCCGCGGCCAACAAGAAGAATCCCGGCGCGGTGGTGCCGCCCCGCCGCGATTTGGAGCTGGAGACGCTGCTGGAAATCCTGCAAGGCAGGCGCTTCATTCACTGCCATTCCTACCGGCAGGATGAGATTCTGATGCTGGTGCGCCTGGCGGAGGAGTTTGGCTTCAAAGTGGGCACCTTTCAGCATGTGCTGGAGGGCTACAAGGTGGCGGATGCCATCAGCACGCATGGCGCCGGCGCCTCCTGCTTCAGCGACTGGTGGGCCTACAAGTTCGAGGTGTACGACGCGATTCCCTACAACGGCGCACTGATGCACCGGCAGGGCATCGTGGTTTCCTTCAACTCCGACAGCGGCGAGCTGGCACGGCGCATGAATCTCGAAGCAGCCAAGGCCGTGAAGTATGGCGGTCTCTCCGAAGAGGAGGCGCTCAAGTTCGTCACGCTCAATCCCGCCAAACAGCTCAAGGTCGATCATCTCATCGGCTCACTGGAGCCCGGCAAGCAGGCGGATTTCGTGATCTGGAGCGGTGCGCCGTTGTCAACGTATTCGATTTGCGAACAAACCTGGATCGAGGGCCGCAAATATTTCGACCGCGCCGAGGATCGCGAGCTGCGCGCGGCCGTGGAAAAAGAACGGGCCGCCTTGATTCAAAAGGTGCTGGCCGACAGGGACGAAAGCGCCAAAGACAGCCCAACTGAAGCGAAACAGACGACTGACTGA
- a CDS encoding ATP-dependent helicase: MRLWQQAGFSPNDEQQQAILHTDGPLFLPAGPGSGKTRVLLWRTLNLIVFHGVKPEEIFLSTFTEKAALQLKEGLRALLGMVTSLTNTPYDLSKMYVGTVHSLCQKILADRRIYPHRERGRVPVILDELDQYFHLSNRRRWQEFTRAAGLCKAPEQQINALFATHERPSVSRHEALTNCLALFNRLSEECRDPQWDKQRTSNPVLRALLEMYDLYRRSLDTNGMPQTDLSLLQQRAYLVLSEFEDSPHVFKHVIIDEYQDTNTVQELIFFHLAAGSKNLCVVGDDDQALYRFRGATVENFVEFPQRCHERLGVSPRVIPLTTNYRSRKQIVDFYTKFMTLCDWRKPANPANNETRSADILSASGEDNGTRSADILSASGEDNGTRSADILSAGGEAHPAPYATAPLTAQSFRVAGKQIRANSKDNGVAVVASTPAKPEEACREIAALVRRLLKEGKVQNENQIAFLYPSLKYDGKMTAQVRRMKEALEAEGLKVYAPRAGRFLEVEEAIACFGLYLHIFGKPGRDQFAGSDYQQYHDWIEAAHNRAEELLREDAHLAAFVKHRREEIRQVVQDYQVLSRVVKREQWDPQAPYEIARMKRPLYQAAGLSERARRALSSQYFENIIRKRAAEGRPFTLQYIINRATALDWNLLDLFYQLCGFEHFKAMFDLAERGRDEGPICNLALISKHLSRFNDEYASILTAEMFEKDGFERLFFRFYLYVLFRRGESEYEDADDPFPKGRIPFITIHQAKGLEFPVVILANPRKDNRGPQAVERLVRPFLDRQGEPLDRIAEFDAMRMFYVGIPSVNHIFPLGESLRIFAQNSPGGVPCGLADGGCVPRRVLPS, encoded by the coding sequence ATGCGCTTGTGGCAGCAGGCTGGGTTCTCTCCCAACGACGAACAACAGCAAGCCATCCTGCACACCGATGGCCCGCTCTTTCTGCCCGCCGGCCCCGGCTCGGGCAAGACACGCGTGCTCCTGTGGCGAACGCTCAATTTGATCGTTTTTCACGGAGTCAAGCCTGAAGAAATTTTTCTTTCAACGTTCACCGAAAAGGCGGCGTTGCAACTGAAAGAAGGGTTGCGTGCGCTTCTGGGCATGGTCACGAGCCTGACGAACACACCCTACGATCTTTCCAAAATGTATGTGGGCACGGTTCACTCCCTGTGCCAAAAAATTCTCGCCGACCGCCGCATCTATCCGCATCGCGAGCGCGGCAGAGTTCCCGTTATCCTCGATGAGCTTGACCAGTACTTTCATCTTTCCAATCGCCGCCGCTGGCAGGAATTCACCCGCGCCGCAGGATTGTGCAAGGCGCCGGAGCAGCAGATCAACGCACTGTTCGCCACTCACGAACGGCCCTCGGTCTCCCGCCATGAGGCCTTGACCAACTGCCTCGCGCTGTTCAATCGCCTTTCCGAAGAATGCCGGGATCCGCAATGGGACAAGCAGCGAACCAGCAACCCGGTGCTGCGAGCGCTGCTGGAAATGTACGATCTCTATCGCCGTTCGCTGGACACGAATGGCATGCCGCAAACCGACTTGTCTCTCCTGCAACAACGCGCCTATTTGGTGCTCTCGGAATTCGAGGATTCGCCGCACGTTTTCAAACATGTCATCATCGATGAGTATCAGGACACCAACACCGTCCAGGAGCTGATTTTTTTCCACCTCGCCGCCGGCAGCAAAAACTTGTGCGTCGTGGGCGACGATGATCAGGCGCTTTATCGTTTCCGTGGCGCCACCGTGGAAAACTTCGTCGAGTTTCCGCAACGCTGCCACGAACGCCTCGGCGTTTCGCCCCGTGTCATTCCGCTGACCACCAATTATCGCTCCCGCAAGCAGATCGTTGATTTCTATACCAAGTTCATGACGCTGTGCGACTGGCGCAAACCGGCCAATCCCGCTAACAATGAAACACGTAGCGCAGACATCTTGTCTGCAAGCGGTGAGGACAATGGAACACGTAGCGCAGACATCTTGTCTGCGAGCGGTGAGGACAATGGAACACGTAGCGCAGACATCTTGTCTGCAGGCGGGGAGGCCCACCCTGCTCCTTACGCCACTGCGCCTTTGACCGCGCAATCCTTTCGCGTCGCGGGCAAACAGATTCGCGCCAACAGCAAGGACAATGGCGTCGCTGTTGTGGCCAGCACACCCGCGAAACCGGAAGAGGCGTGCCGTGAAATCGCCGCCCTGGTTCGGCGCCTGCTGAAGGAAGGCAAAGTGCAAAACGAAAATCAAATCGCCTTTCTCTATCCCTCGCTCAAATACGATGGCAAGATGACCGCGCAAGTCCGGCGTATGAAAGAGGCCTTGGAAGCCGAAGGCTTGAAAGTCTATGCCCCGCGCGCCGGCAGATTTTTGGAAGTGGAGGAAGCCATCGCTTGCTTCGGCCTCTACCTGCATATTTTCGGTAAACCGGGCCGTGATCAGTTCGCTGGTTCCGACTACCAGCAATATCACGATTGGATCGAGGCCGCTCATAACAGAGCCGAAGAACTACTGAGAGAGGATGCGCATTTGGCCGCTTTCGTCAAACACCGGCGAGAAGAAATCCGGCAAGTGGTGCAGGATTATCAAGTGCTGTCGCGGGTCGTCAAACGCGAGCAATGGGATCCGCAGGCGCCGTATGAAATTGCGCGGATGAAACGTCCGCTTTATCAAGCGGCTGGTCTCTCCGAGCGGGCACGCCGGGCGCTCTCCAGCCAGTATTTCGAAAATATCATTCGCAAGCGCGCCGCTGAAGGCCGGCCGTTTACGCTGCAATACATCATCAATCGCGCCACCGCGCTGGATTGGAACCTGCTTGATCTTTTTTATCAACTCTGCGGCTTTGAGCACTTCAAAGCGATGTTTGATTTGGCGGAGCGCGGCCGCGACGAAGGCCCGATCTGCAACCTTGCCTTGATTTCCAAACATCTCTCGCGCTTCAACGACGAGTATGCCTCCATTCTCACCGCGGAAATGTTCGAGAAGGACGGTTTCGAGAGACTCTTCTTTCGCTTCTATCTGTACGTCCTGTTTCGTCGCGGCGAGTCCGAGTACGAAGACGCCGACGATCCGTTTCCCAAAGGCCGCATTCCGTTCATCACCATTCATCAAGCCAAGGGCCTCGAGTTTCCGGTGGTGATTCTGGCGAATCCGCGCAAGGACAATCGCGGACCGCAGGCGGTGGAGAGACTGGTGCGTCCTTTTCTCGATCGTCAGGGCGAGCCGCTGGACCGCATCGCCGAGTTCGATGCCATGCGCATGTTCTATGTGGGTATCCCCTCGGTGAACCACATCTTTCCTCTGGGTGAATCGCTGCGTATCTTTGCGCAAAATTCACCAGGAGGAGTCCCATGTGGTCTCGCAGACGGCGGGTGTGTCCCGCGGCGCGTCTTGCCCTC